A region of Micromonospora chokoriensis DNA encodes the following proteins:
- a CDS encoding SRPBCC family protein: MLKSDTFSYTVQARCSPAHAAAMLSDLTRQGELHPLIVQVRRLPPRPGAQASYTINDRLSVGPARFTTTYHADVLINEDDEIVMVARQWPATTVRNHTRLRPEPDGLVRIDVEITLTAPAPLFRYAFRQARAAHLALATRLGPALERADDPPPAA, from the coding sequence GTGCTCAAGAGCGATACCTTCAGCTACACCGTCCAGGCCCGGTGCTCGCCGGCCCACGCGGCGGCGATGCTCAGCGACCTGACCCGCCAGGGCGAGCTGCACCCCCTGATCGTCCAGGTCCGTCGACTGCCACCCCGACCCGGCGCGCAGGCCAGTTACACGATCAACGACCGTCTGTCGGTGGGCCCGGCGCGCTTCACGACCACGTACCACGCGGACGTGCTGATCAACGAGGACGACGAGATCGTCATGGTGGCCCGCCAGTGGCCGGCCACCACAGTGCGAAACCACACCCGGCTGCGCCCCGAGCCGGACGGCCTGGTCCGGATCGACGTCGAGATCACCCTGACCGCGCCCGCCCCACTGTTCCGGTACGCGTTCCGCCAGGCCCGTGCCGCCCACCTCGCCCTGGCCACCCGACTGGGCCCGGCCCTGGAACGCGCCGACGACCCCCCACCCGCCGCCTGA
- a CDS encoding HelD family protein gives MTDQTGLEQEIAVEQRHLDRVYARLAELRQSAVRAERDGYRMARVGTFGALVERDAMVFHAAQRRHTLDAEHEGLVFGRLDLRDRQVLHVGRLGIRDEDATTLVVDWRAPAAAAFYQATPAQPLNVVRRRTIQSRAERVTRIEDDLLDPTAAPEGMTVVGDGALLATLSKATGRGMRDIVATIQREQDEAIRSPGSGVTIVAGGPGTGKTAVALHRAAFLLYSDRSRYAGGGILVVGPSSVFVEYIGSVLPSLGEDTATLHSLGTLFPGMSATRTDPPRVAAVKGSLRMRRVLERAARDAVPGGPGELRLLYRGTLLRLDRTTLDRIRDRALHRGARRNEVRRAGFDGVFAALWAQAREVGVTRLPEQRAFEAEIAERAEFREFLKAWWPRLHPRHVLGWLTQPDRLRRYAGGILSNAETRLLTTAYRDLDSTGLTIADIALLDELDALLGKPVQPARARRDPFQLAGGVRELSTAADRQRAARAAARERPEDYRDYAHVVVDEAQDVSPMQWRMIGRRGRLASWTVVGDPAQTAWTGDPDELDRARDQALGRRKRHDFTLTTNYRNSSEIFAVAAAEIRRLYPDLPLPTAVRSTGVDPVELVVPAAGLEIATVKAAADLLAEVEGTVGVITPVPRRDEVAGWLDALDAPRLQVVTSLEAKGMEYDGVVLVAPSEIRADPGAGVRTLYVALSRATQRLTTIDPTD, from the coding sequence TTGACCGACCAGACCGGCCTGGAGCAGGAGATCGCCGTCGAGCAACGCCACCTCGACCGGGTGTACGCCCGGTTGGCCGAACTGCGGCAGTCGGCGGTCCGCGCCGAGCGCGACGGCTACCGGATGGCTCGGGTGGGCACGTTCGGTGCGCTGGTGGAGCGCGACGCGATGGTCTTCCACGCGGCGCAGCGGCGGCACACGCTGGACGCCGAGCACGAGGGGCTGGTCTTCGGCCGGCTGGACCTGCGCGACCGTCAGGTGCTGCACGTCGGACGGCTCGGCATCCGGGACGAGGACGCCACCACGCTGGTCGTGGACTGGCGGGCCCCGGCGGCCGCCGCCTTCTACCAGGCCACCCCGGCGCAGCCGCTGAACGTGGTGCGTCGCCGCACGATCCAGTCCCGGGCCGAACGGGTCACCCGAATTGAGGACGACCTGCTGGACCCGACCGCCGCGCCGGAGGGGATGACGGTCGTCGGCGACGGCGCGCTGCTGGCCACCCTGTCCAAGGCCACCGGCCGGGGCATGCGGGACATCGTGGCGACCATCCAGCGCGAGCAGGACGAGGCGATCCGTTCGCCCGGTTCCGGGGTGACGATCGTCGCCGGTGGCCCCGGCACCGGCAAGACCGCCGTCGCCCTGCACCGGGCCGCGTTCCTGCTCTACTCCGACCGCAGCCGGTACGCGGGCGGCGGCATCCTGGTGGTGGGCCCGTCGTCGGTGTTCGTGGAGTACATCGGCTCGGTGCTGCCGTCGCTCGGTGAGGACACCGCCACCCTGCACTCGTTGGGCACCCTCTTCCCGGGGATGAGCGCCACCCGCACCGACCCACCCCGGGTGGCGGCGGTGAAGGGTTCGCTGCGGATGCGTCGGGTGCTGGAGCGGGCGGCCCGCGACGCGGTGCCGGGCGGCCCGGGTGAGCTGCGGCTGCTGTACCGGGGCACGCTGCTGCGGCTGGACCGGACGACGCTGGACCGGATCCGGGACCGCGCGCTGCACCGGGGCGCCCGCCGCAACGAGGTGCGCCGGGCCGGCTTCGACGGGGTGTTCGCCGCGCTCTGGGCGCAGGCGCGGGAGGTGGGTGTCACCCGACTGCCGGAACAGCGGGCCTTCGAGGCGGAGATCGCCGAGCGGGCGGAGTTCCGGGAGTTCCTCAAGGCGTGGTGGCCCCGTCTGCACCCTCGGCACGTGCTCGGCTGGCTGACCCAGCCGGACCGGCTGCGCCGGTACGCTGGGGGGATCCTCTCCAACGCGGAGACCCGGCTGCTCACCACCGCGTACCGGGATCTGGACTCGACCGGGCTGACCATCGCCGACATCGCGCTGCTGGACGAGTTGGACGCGCTGCTCGGCAAGCCGGTGCAGCCGGCCCGGGCCCGTCGCGACCCGTTCCAGCTGGCGGGCGGCGTACGCGAGCTGAGCACCGCCGCCGACCGGCAGCGGGCCGCTCGCGCGGCGGCCCGGGAGCGCCCGGAGGACTACCGGGACTACGCGCACGTGGTGGTCGACGAGGCGCAGGACGTCTCGCCGATGCAGTGGCGGATGATCGGCCGTCGTGGCCGGCTGGCCTCCTGGACCGTGGTGGGTGACCCGGCGCAGACCGCATGGACCGGCGACCCCGACGAGTTGGACCGGGCCCGGGACCAGGCGTTGGGCCGGCGCAAGCGGCACGACTTCACGCTCACCACCAACTACCGCAACTCGTCGGAGATCTTCGCGGTGGCGGCGGCGGAGATCCGCCGGCTCTACCCGGACCTGCCGCTGCCGACCGCCGTCCGCTCCACCGGCGTCGATCCGGTCGAGCTGGTGGTGCCCGCGGCGGGGTTGGAGATCGCGACCGTGAAGGCCGCCGCCGACCTGCTGGCCGAGGTGGAGGGCACGGTCGGCGTGATCACGCCGGTGCCGCGTCGCGACGAGGTCGCCGGCTGGCTCGACGCGCTGGACGCGCCGAGGTTGCAGGTGGTCACCAGCCTGGAGGCCAAGGGCATGGAGTACGACGGAGTCGTGCTGGTCGCCCCGAGCGAGATCCGGGCGGATCCGGGTGCCGGGGTACGCACCCTGTACGTGGCGCTGTCCCGGGCCACCCAGCGACTCACCACCATCGACCCCACCGACTGA
- a CDS encoding cation diffusion facilitator family transporter yields the protein MGAGHDHHHGSVANAAHQHRGRLWAAFGLLATLMVVEAVTALHTGSLALLSDAGHMFTDVLGIGMALAAITATRRATGDPQRTFGLYRLEVLAALANAVLLSGVAVYVVIEAIRRFGDPHEVITGPMLVVAVLGLLANIVAFGLLRAGARESINIQGAYLEVLGDLLGSVGVIGAALLITVTDWWWADPLVAVAIGVFILPRTWRLARAAIRILVQAAPEHLQVTAVHDRLAAVPGVVEVHDLHVWTLTSGMDVASAHLTMEPGAEVGAVLTAARTALHDDFRIEHATLQIEPGANSGACGSIEW from the coding sequence GTGGGAGCAGGTCATGACCACCACCACGGATCCGTCGCCAATGCCGCGCACCAGCACCGGGGTCGACTCTGGGCGGCCTTCGGGCTGCTCGCCACCCTGATGGTGGTCGAGGCGGTCACCGCCCTGCACACCGGCTCGCTCGCCCTGCTCTCCGACGCCGGGCACATGTTCACCGACGTGCTCGGCATCGGCATGGCGCTCGCCGCGATCACCGCGACCCGGCGGGCCACCGGCGACCCGCAACGCACCTTCGGGCTCTACCGACTCGAGGTGCTCGCCGCACTGGCCAACGCCGTCCTGCTCTCCGGCGTCGCGGTCTACGTGGTCATCGAGGCGATCCGCCGCTTCGGCGACCCGCACGAGGTCATCACCGGTCCGATGCTCGTGGTGGCCGTCCTCGGCCTGCTCGCCAACATCGTCGCCTTCGGCCTCCTCCGCGCCGGTGCGCGGGAGAGCATCAACATCCAGGGCGCCTACCTGGAGGTCCTCGGCGACCTGCTCGGCTCGGTCGGCGTGATCGGCGCGGCGCTGCTCATCACCGTCACCGACTGGTGGTGGGCCGACCCGCTGGTCGCCGTCGCCATCGGCGTGTTCATCCTGCCGCGCACCTGGCGGCTGGCCCGGGCGGCCATCCGCATCCTGGTGCAGGCCGCACCGGAACACCTCCAGGTGACCGCCGTGCACGACCGGCTGGCGGCGGTCCCCGGTGTGGTCGAGGTGCACGACCTGCACGTCTGGACGCTCACCTCGGGCATGGACGTCGCCTCCGCACACCTCACCATGGAGCCCGGCGCAGAGGTCGGCGCGGTGCTCACCGCCGCGCGTACGGCCCTGCACGACGACTTCCGGATCGAACACGCGACGCTGCAGATCGAGCCGGGCGCCAACTCCGGGGCCTGTGGCTCGATCGAGTGGTGA
- a CDS encoding coiled-coil domain-containing protein gives MAPARHPAARLAALIVAMLALGVALPAGTASAAPPTGQRAAAPDSDEEGGTPALRAQLEAASKGYLDAKRALDTSVQRQQQLTTQLKTIEVELDQRNGKVGEIAGVAYRTGRLSTISALLNSNTPEGFMDRAASLDAVAANEDRVLRDLLTTKDQANRTRAALDGEINEQRKQVAVMAKRKEQAERALTVATTPKPRTTADTDSNRGTSTSNAKAAPRNSDGSWPKESCSVDDPTPASGCITPRTLHALNQAKAAGFTRYVSCHRNGGSGEHPKGRACDFAAQKGGFGGDATGGDKTYGNNLAAYFIRNADRLAVLYVIWYRQIWLPSSGWKAYSGAGGDPSSDHTNHVHLSVY, from the coding sequence GTGGCACCAGCACGACATCCCGCCGCCCGACTGGCGGCCCTGATCGTCGCGATGCTCGCTCTCGGCGTCGCACTCCCGGCCGGCACCGCCTCGGCCGCTCCCCCGACCGGCCAGCGGGCCGCCGCACCCGACTCCGACGAAGAGGGCGGCACCCCGGCGCTCCGCGCCCAACTGGAAGCCGCCAGCAAGGGCTACCTGGACGCGAAACGCGCCCTGGACACCTCCGTGCAGCGGCAGCAGCAGCTCACCACCCAACTGAAGACCATCGAGGTCGAGCTCGACCAGCGCAACGGCAAGGTCGGCGAGATCGCCGGCGTCGCGTACCGCACCGGCCGACTCAGCACCATATCGGCGCTGCTCAACAGCAACACCCCGGAAGGCTTCATGGACCGGGCCGCCTCCCTGGACGCGGTGGCCGCCAACGAGGACCGGGTGCTGCGCGACCTCCTCACCACCAAGGACCAGGCCAACCGGACCCGCGCCGCCCTGGACGGTGAGATCAACGAGCAACGCAAGCAGGTCGCGGTGATGGCCAAGCGCAAGGAGCAGGCCGAGCGAGCCCTGACCGTCGCCACCACCCCGAAGCCACGGACCACCGCCGACACCGACTCCAACCGGGGCACCTCCACCAGCAACGCCAAGGCCGCGCCGCGCAACTCCGACGGCTCCTGGCCGAAGGAGTCGTGCAGCGTCGACGACCCCACCCCGGCCAGCGGCTGCATCACCCCGCGCACCCTGCATGCCCTCAACCAGGCCAAGGCCGCAGGCTTCACCCGGTACGTCTCCTGCCACCGCAACGGAGGCTCGGGCGAACACCCGAAGGGCCGAGCCTGCGACTTCGCCGCGCAGAAGGGCGGCTTCGGCGGGGACGCCACCGGCGGTGACAAGACGTACGGCAACAACCTGGCGGCGTACTTCATCCGCAACGCCGACCGGCTCGCCGTGCTGTACGTGATCTGGTACCGGCAGATCTGGCTGCCCAGCAGCGGGTGGAAGGCGTACAGCGGGGCGGGCGGCGACCCGTCCAGCGACCACACCAACCACGTACACCTGTCGGTCTACTGA
- a CDS encoding PfkB family carbohydrate kinase has protein sequence MVFAPTPQLTVTLDQPNDHPELHLHPGGQGVWQARMVMSLGVDVVLCAALGGEIGQVLEPLLVSEGVDLKVVVRDSGSGGYVHDRRRGSRQEIADVPGQPLSRHELDELYNLALGEGLRAAVSILSGPNAPWLVPADLYRRFAADLGANGGRVVVDLSGDHLGAVLESGVFFLKVSHEELIRDGRARTDDTAELTRAMYELHATGAETVVVSRADQPALALIDGELFEVEMPRLEAADPRGAGDSMTAGVAAIVAGGGDIRTAIRTGAAAGALNVTRHGLGTGRLDSITGLVDRVRLVPADSRPQERTTPDELADRVVDR, from the coding sequence ATGGTCTTCGCGCCCACGCCACAGCTGACGGTGACCCTGGACCAGCCCAACGACCACCCCGAACTGCACCTGCACCCCGGTGGGCAGGGCGTATGGCAGGCCCGGATGGTGATGTCGCTCGGTGTCGACGTGGTGCTCTGCGCCGCCCTCGGCGGCGAGATCGGCCAGGTGTTGGAGCCATTGCTGGTCAGCGAGGGCGTCGACCTCAAGGTGGTGGTCCGCGACTCCGGCAGCGGCGGGTACGTGCACGACCGCCGGCGCGGGTCCCGGCAGGAGATCGCCGACGTACCCGGACAGCCGTTGAGCCGACACGAGCTCGACGAGTTGTACAACCTGGCCCTCGGCGAGGGCCTGCGGGCCGCCGTGAGCATTCTCAGCGGGCCGAACGCGCCGTGGCTCGTCCCCGCCGACCTGTACCGGCGTTTCGCGGCGGACCTCGGCGCCAACGGCGGCCGGGTCGTGGTCGACCTCTCCGGCGATCATCTCGGAGCGGTGCTGGAGAGCGGCGTGTTCTTCCTCAAGGTGAGCCACGAGGAGTTGATCCGTGACGGCCGCGCCCGCACCGACGACACCGCCGAACTGACCCGGGCCATGTACGAGTTGCACGCGACCGGTGCCGAGACGGTGGTGGTGAGCCGAGCCGACCAGCCGGCGCTCGCGCTCATCGACGGGGAGTTGTTCGAGGTCGAGATGCCCCGACTGGAGGCCGCCGACCCGCGTGGCGCGGGTGACTCGATGACCGCCGGGGTGGCCGCCATCGTGGCCGGCGGCGGAGACATCCGGACCGCCATCCGGACCGGCGCCGCGGCCGGCGCGCTCAACGTGACCCGGCACGGCCTGGGCACCGGACGGCTGGACTCGATCACCGGCCTGGTGGACCGGGTCCGTCTGGTGCCGGCGGACAGCCGGCCACAGGAGCGGACCACCCCCGATGAACTGGCCGACCGGGTGGTCGACCGATGA